From the Roseofilum casamattae BLCC-M143 genome, the window ATTCAGTAGACCTGCGAGAAAAAATCGTCAAAGCTCACCTGATAGAAAAACGCTCAATTCGACAAGTAGCGGCTAGCTTTTCAGTAAGTAAAAGTCTGGTCCAAAAACTAGTAAAGCAACAAAAACAGGAAGGAAATGTCGAGCCTAAACGTCCAGGTAAGCCTCGGTTAAGTTACCTCAATAATGCTCAAGCTCAAGAACAAATTAAAGGAATCGTAGCTGAATATCAAGATGCCACTTTAGCCGAACTCTGCGAATTGTTTGCTGACCTTACTGGACACTGGGTGAGTCGAGCAGCTATGTGTCGCTGCTTACAAAAATTAAGACTCTCTCGTAAAAAAAACGAGGTCGAGTAGCCAGGCGGCTACCAAGAGAGTGCAACATGAGAGAGTCAATTATTGGGAAACCATTAGAGAGGTTGACGCCAAAAA encodes:
- a CDS encoding helix-turn-helix domain-containing protein; the protein is MKAYSVDLREKIVKAHLIEKRSIRQVAASFSVSKSLVQKLVKQQKQEGNVEPKRPGKPRLSYLNNAQAQEQIKGIVAEYQDATLAELCELFADLTGHWVSRAAMCRCLQKLRLSRKKNEVE